A window of Cryptomeria japonica chromosome 3, Sugi_1.0, whole genome shotgun sequence contains these coding sequences:
- the LOC131068883 gene encoding probable pectate lyase 18 — MGSRGNVLALLVLLGGMLCIHVEGSKSFGIFESLTRAMVGQPSVAEPAPKPHVEDPEIVVKMVERSINSSRRQLGFLSCGTGNPIDDCWRCDPNWESNRQRLADCTIGFGRNAIGGKGGRLYVVTDPGDSDAVNPRPGTLRHAVIQTEPLWIIFQKDMTIQLKEELIMNSHKTIDGRGANVHIANGPCITIQYVTNIIIHGIHIHDCKPAGNAMVRDSPSHYGYRTISDGDGISIFGGSHIWVDHCSFSSCTDGLIDAIKGSTAITISNNFMTRHDKVMLLGHSDGYTPDKNMQVTIAFNHFGEGLVQRMPRCRLGYFHVVNNDYTHWEMYAIGGSANPTINSQGNRFIAPADRFCKEVTKHEDAAQSEWQHWNWRSEGDLMLNGAFFKASGAEASSNYAKASSLAAKPSSLVDSLTGSAGVLACRKGSRC; from the exons ATGGGTAGCAGGGGAAATGTTTTAGCATTGCTTGTTTTGTTAGGAGGAATGTTGTGCATTCATGTCGAAGGCAGCAAATCCTTTGGAATTTTCGAAAGTCTGACTCGAGCTATGGTGGGACAGCCTTCAGTGGCAGAACCTGCACCAAAACCCCACGTGGAAGACCCTGAAATTGTTGTAAAAATGGTGGAAAG GAGCATAAACAGTTCAAGGAGGCAACTGGGTTTTCTGTCGTGTGGAACTGGAAACCCCATTGATGACTGCTGGAGGTGTGATCCCAACTGGGAAAGCAACAGGCAGAGATTGGCTGACTGTACAATCGGATTTGGCAGAAACGCCATTGGAGGAAAAGGCGGAAGATTATATGTGGTTACAGATCCCGGTGACTCCGACGCAGTCAATCCTCGGCCCGGCACTCTACGCCACGCTGTTATTCAAACAGAGCCCCTGTGGATCATATTCCAAAAAGACATGACCATCCAACTCAAGGAAGAGCTCATCATGAACAGTCACAAGACAATTGATGGCAGAGGTGCAAACGTCCACATTGCAAATGGCCCCTGCATTACAATTCAGTATGTGACCAATATCATCATACATGGCATTCATATCCACGACTGTAAGCCTGCGGGAAATGCTATGGTGAGGGATTCTCCTAGTCATTATGGATACAGAACCATCAGTGATGGCGATGGGATTTCTATATTTGGAGGGAGTCATATTTGGGTCGACCATTGCTCATTTTCCAGCTGCACAGACGGACTTATCGACGCCATTAAAGGCTCCACTGCTATAACAATCTCCAACAATTTTATGACTCGCCATGATAag GTGATGCTTCTGGGCCACAGCGACGGGTATACCCCAGATAAAAATATGCAAGTAACAATAGCATTCAATCAttttggagaagggcttgttcaacGAATGCCCAG ATGCCGACTTGGGTATTTTCATGTGGTGAACAACGATTACACCCACTGGGAAATGTACGCTATTGGGGGAAGCGCGAACCCCACCATTAACAGTCAAGGCAACAGATTCATTGCCCCTGCCGACAGATTCTGCAAGGAG GTGACCAAGCACGAAGATGCAGCTCAGAGTGAATGGCAGCACTGGAATTGGAGATCAGAAGGGGATCTCATGTTAAATGGAGCATTTTTCAAAGCGTCTGGTGCGGAAGCATCCTCAAACTATGCAAAAGCTTCTAGTCTGGCGGCAAAACCCTCGTCTCTTGTTGATTCTCTCACTGGATCTGCAGGTGTTCTTGCCTGTAGAAAAGGTTCCCGCTGCTGA